From the genome of Burkholderia cepacia ATCC 25416:
TGCCGGCAACGCTAACCCCGCGCTTATTTCTGCTACCCCGTAGAACTTATCTATTCTTTTCATTTTTTCAACTTGTGGGGTGAAGAATAGATATTGGCGGAACGGGATGTCAATCGTTTTAAACGCTATTTTCCGACGATTCAAGGGTTTTCCTTATCGATTGCCGCCCACGCGCACGCGTTTCGCCGCGGGTGCGCGAGGCCAATCAAACAGGGGAAGATCGGTGCGGGCCGTCGGGCGCGATCAGTTCGCGTCGACCCGGTATCCTTGCTGGCGCAACAATTCGAGCACGCCGCGCGGGCCGCCCAGATGCAGCGCGCCGATCGCGACGAACAGCGGCCGGTTCGGTGCGGCGATTGCCGTCATCCGTGCAACGAAGCGGCGGTTGCGCTCGTACACGATCTTGTTGTCGATCGACGCCGACAACACCTTCGAACGCGCGAGCCGTTCGCTCTTCGCGACGGCCCACGCCGAGATCGCATCGGCGTCGCCAATTCGCCACAGTCGGTGCAGCGCCTTGATGTCGTCGGCGTTCTGTGCGGGCGTCTGCACCATGTCCTGCGCGAGCATCTCGCGCTGCTCGGCGAGCGTCAGCCCGGTGAACGCGCGCATCTGTTCGGCGAGCGTCTCGAGCCCGATCACGCGGCCGCCCTTCTTCTTCAGGAACACGTTCTGCAACTGCGCCTCGGTGCCGTACTCGGTCTGCAGGCCGGCCGACAGCGAATCGTAGGTCTCGACGACGAGCGCCGCGAGCCACGGCCGCATCTTGCGGATCTCGGCGAGCGCGGCCGGGTTGCCGCGCAGGCGCGCCGCGAGCCGCTGCCACAGCGGATCCGGCAGCAGGCGCTGCAGGCACGGGTAGCGGCATACGCCGTACTTCGACACGTCGTCCTGGGATTCGAGCAGGTCGTCGGGCGACAGCTCGAGCGCGAGCGTCGGCGACGCGGCAAGCGCCGCGAGGATGCGCGGCCGGAACGGCTGCGCGCTCGGGTAATCGGACGGATCGCCCGTGTGCAGCGTGCCGAGCACGTAGAGCGTGACACGCCCCTTGGTCGCGACGTAGAACGGCATGCGCGCGGGCTGCACGCGCACCGCGCCGCTCGCGACCGTGCCGTTCGACACGGCGGGTGCGTGAAAGCCCGGCAGGCTCATGCCGGGCGGCGGGACTTGCGACGGATGGATCGGTGAGGTGGCCGGCGCGCGCCCTTCGGCGCGCGCGGATTCGACGGGAACCACGAGGCTGGCCGCCACGCACGCGCCGGCCAGCGCGGCGCCCGTGACGGTACGCACGCCCCAGCGCCGCGCGTAGCGGTACGCGCGCATCACGCGCGCGCCGCCTGCCCCCGCACGGCGCACGCCGGACGCGCGCGCCGCCAACGCTTCAGGCATTCGCCTCCCCTACCTCCTCGGCCCGATGGCAGGCCACGCGCCGGCCGTCGACCTCGCGCAGCTGCGGCTCCTCCGCACGGCAGCGCTCGACCGCATACGGGCAGCGCTGGTGGAACGCGCAGCCCGACGGCGGATTGAGCGGCGACGGCAGTTCGCCCTGCAGCTTGATCTGCACGCGGCGGTCTTCCTCGAAGATCGCCGGCGTCGCCGACATCAGCGCGCGCGTGTACGGATGGCGCGGCCGCGCGTAGATCGTCGCCTTGTCGCCGAGCTCGGCGACGCTGCCGAAGTACATCACCATCACGTCGTCCGCGACGTGCTCGACCACCGACAGGTTGTGCGAGATGAACACGTAGCTCGTCTTGAACTGCTCCTGCAGATCCATGAACAGGTTCAGGATCTGCGCCTGGATCGACACGTCGAGCGCGGACACCGGCTCGTCGGCGACGACGATGCGCGGATCGAGGATCATCGCGCGCGCGATCGCGACACGCTGGCGCTGGCCGCCCGAGAACATGTGCGGATAGCGCTTCGCGTGTTCGGGCCGCAGGCCGACCGTGCGCATGATCTGCGCGATGCGCTGCGCGCGCTCGGCGGCCGTCAGGTTCGCGTTGATCTCGAGCGGCTCGGAGAGCGTCTGCTCGACGGTCTTGCGCGGGTTCAGCGACGCGAACGGGTTCTGGAACACCATCTGCACGCGGCGGCGCAGGTCGG
Proteins encoded in this window:
- a CDS encoding TraB/GumN family protein; its protein translation is MPEALAARASGVRRAGAGGARVMRAYRYARRWGVRTVTGAALAGACVAASLVVPVESARAEGRAPATSPIHPSQVPPPGMSLPGFHAPAVSNGTVASGAVRVQPARMPFYVATKGRVTLYVLGTLHTGDPSDYPSAQPFRPRILAALAASPTLALELSPDDLLESQDDVSKYGVCRYPCLQRLLPDPLWQRLAARLRGNPAALAEIRKMRPWLAALVVETYDSLSAGLQTEYGTEAQLQNVFLKKKGGRVIGLETLAEQMRAFTGLTLAEQREMLAQDMVQTPAQNADDIKALHRLWRIGDADAISAWAVAKSERLARSKVLSASIDNKIVYERNRRFVARMTAIAAPNRPLFVAIGALHLGGPRGVLELLRQQGYRVDAN
- a CDS encoding peptide ABC transporter ATP-binding protein, translating into MNAVNQTRATPHDEEAVLVADGLAKHYSVKRGMFGQGTVKALNGVSFSLKRGKTLAVVGESGCGKSTLARQLTMIETPTAGHLTIDGKDVAGANRETVADLRRRVQMVFQNPFASLNPRKTVEQTLSEPLEINANLTAAERAQRIAQIMRTVGLRPEHAKRYPHMFSGGQRQRVAIARAMILDPRIVVADEPVSALDVSIQAQILNLFMDLQEQFKTSYVFISHNLSVVEHVADDVMVMYFGSVAELGDKATIYARPRHPYTRALMSATPAIFEEDRRVQIKLQGELPSPLNPPSGCAFHQRCPYAVERCRAEEPQLREVDGRRVACHRAEEVGEANA